The sequence TGCCCGGGTTGCGGCTGGTTCCCGGGTGTCCCCGGAGAGCAGCAGGTACAGTGCGGCCATCCGCACGGACACGCCGTTCCGGACCTGGGCCAGGACGGTGGAGCGCGGCGAGTCCGCCGCGGCGGCGCTGATCTCCAGGCCGCGGTTCATGGGGCCCGGGTGCATGATGATGGTGTCCGTCATGCCCAGGTCGTCCAGGGCCCGGAGCCGGTTGTCGTCGAAGCCCCATCGGCGGGAGTATTCGCGGGTGCTTGGGAAGAACGAAGCGTTCATGCGTTCGCCCTGGACGCGGAGCATCATGACGGCGTCCACGCCGTTTGCGAGGGTTTGGTCCAGGTCGTAGCTGACGCTGCAGGGCCACTTGTCGACGCCGACCGGCAGCAGGGTGGGCGGCGCCACGAGCGTGACTTCCGCTCCCAGGGTCCGGAGCAGCCAGACGTTGGAGCGGGCCACGCGGGAGTGCAGGACGTCACCGGCGATGGCCACCCGCATGCCCTTGAGGTCCGTTCCTTCGGAGCCCGTTCCGGCCAGGCGGGCCCAGTGCCGCCGCATGGTGAAGGCGTCCAGGAGGGCCTGGGTGGGGTGCTCGTGGGTGCCGTCACCGGCGTTGATCACGGCTGCATCGATCCAGTCCGTGGCGGCCAGGCGGTGGGGTGCGCCCGACGCCCAGTGACGGATCACGACGGCGTCAGCCCCCATGGCGGACAGGGTCTGGGCCGTGTCCTTGAGGGACTCGCCCTTGGAGACGGAGGATCCCTTGGCGGCGAAGTTGATGACGTCGGCAGAGAGCCGCTTGGCCGCGGCTTCGAAGGAAATGCGGGTGCGGGTGGAGTCCTCGAAGAACAGGTTGACCACGGTGCGGCCGCGCAGCGCCGGAAGCTTCTTCACTTCCCGCTCGCCCACGGCCGACATTTCCTCGGCAGTGTCAAGGATGCGGATGGCGTTCGAAAGGCTCAGGTCCCCGGTAGACAGGAGGTGTTTCATGCGCCGCCCTCAATGACGACTTCGTTGACCGGCGCTCCGGCGTCGGAGGTGTCCGTTTCTTCCAGCCGGACCCTGACCTTTTCCGCGGACGAGGTCGGCAGGTTCTTGCCTACATGGTCGGCGCGGATGGGGAGTTCGCGGTGGCCCCGGTCGATCAGGACCGCGAGCCGGACGATCCGGGGGCGGCCGAGGTCAACGAGGGCGTCCAGCGCGGCGCGGATGGTGCGGCCCGAATAAAGGACGTCGTCGATCAGCACCACGACTTTGTTGTCGATGCCGGTCCGGGGAAGCCTGGTGGGGTACGGCGGCCGCGTGCCCTGGTGGGAGAGGTCGTCCCGGAACATGGTGACGTCGAGCTGGCCCACGATGGCGGCGGCATCAACGGTGTTGTCTGCGGCAGCAATCTTTTCGGCGAGCCGCACGGCCAGCGGGTAGCCGCGGCGGGGAATGCCCAACAGGACCAGGTCCCGGGACCCCTTGTTGGCTTCGAGGATCTCATGGGCGATACGAGTGAGGGCCCGGTCAATGTCCGCCTGGCTGAGGACAACCCTGGCTGGAACCGGTGCGCTGGTGACAGATGTCAACGCTCGTCTCCCCTTTCCCCGCCTCACAGGACGGAATTAAAAAAGGAATGTTTGCTGTTCAAAATTACCACACGGACTTTCCCGGTCCGGTGCCGTGGGAACGCGGCGCTGATCACATTCCAGCGGTCCGATGCCGGGGTTCTTTGTGGTGCGGAGGTACGCGCCTAGGCTTTCGGATATGGCGATGTACCCGCAGCAACCCCCTTCCGGGCTTCCCGACGACCCCTACCGCGGCACGCCCGGCCCCCTGCCGCAGCAGGCCAATCCCAGCTGGATGGGCCACGTACACCCGGAGCACTACCGGACCGCCCCGGGCCACCAGGGCCAGCCGCTGGCCGTGATGGCCCCTGCCCGGGCAACGGCGCCGCGGACCCGCGGCGGCCTGGCAGGCCTGTCGGTCGCCGGCGGCATACTGGCCTTCCTCAGCCTGTTCCTGGTGGTGCCGTTCCTGCTGTCCAACACCGGGGCCGGAGGCTTCCTGATCGGCTTCCTGGCGTCCCTGGTCCCCCTGGCCGTGGTCCTGGCCGCCGTCCACATCATCGACAGGTGGGAGCCGGAGCCCAAGCGCCTGCTGTTCTTCGCTTTCACGTGGGGTGCGGCGGTGTCCGTTGCCGTGACGCTGTTGATCCAGCCGTTCTTCGTCTTCGCGTTCCAGTTCACCGGAGAACCGGACCTGCGGACCTACATGGCAACGGTGCAGGCGCCCATCGTTGAGGAATTCGCCAAATCGCTTGGATTGTTGATCCTCCTCCTCGCGGCGCGCCGGCAATTCGACGGCCCCGTGGACGGCGTG comes from Pseudarthrobacter sp. NIBRBAC000502770 and encodes:
- the pyrR gene encoding bifunctional pyr operon transcriptional regulator/uracil phosphoribosyltransferase PyrR, translating into MTSVTSAPVPARVVLSQADIDRALTRIAHEILEANKGSRDLVLLGIPRRGYPLAVRLAEKIAAADNTVDAAAIVGQLDVTMFRDDLSHQGTRPPYPTRLPRTGIDNKVVVLIDDVLYSGRTIRAALDALVDLGRPRIVRLAVLIDRGHRELPIRADHVGKNLPTSSAEKVRVRLEETDTSDAGAPVNEVVIEGGA
- a CDS encoding aspartate carbamoyltransferase catalytic subunit; the protein is MKHLLSTGDLSLSNAIRILDTAEEMSAVGEREVKKLPALRGRTVVNLFFEDSTRTRISFEAAAKRLSADVINFAAKGSSVSKGESLKDTAQTLSAMGADAVVIRHWASGAPHRLAATDWIDAAVINAGDGTHEHPTQALLDAFTMRRHWARLAGTGSEGTDLKGMRVAIAGDVLHSRVARSNVWLLRTLGAEVTLVAPPTLLPVGVDKWPCSVSYDLDQTLANGVDAVMMLRVQGERMNASFFPSTREYSRRWGFDDNRLRALDDLGMTDTIIMHPGPMNRGLEISAAAADSPRSTVLAQVRNGVSVRMAALYLLLSGDTREPAATRAPAFAAAPSTKESN